The Fictibacillus phosphorivorans genomic sequence TCAAAACTATTACGCCGACCACTTTCGATCTGTGATGTAGATCTCGATCGCAAAGAAGTAACACTCTTGTATCGTGCACAAGGAGAAGGTACGAAACAGCTCAGTCATAAAACAATGGGTGAAGTGGTAGATGTATTAGGTCCGCTAGGTAACGGGTTTGAACTCGCTGAAAATGATCCTAACAGAAAGGCGCTACTCATCGGCGGAGGGATCGGTGTGCCGCCCCTGTATTACCTTGGCAAACATCTCAAGAGTAAAGGAATAGAAGTTACATTTATTCTAGGTTATCAATCGATTGAAGACAGCTTTTACATTGAAAAGTTTAATGAGATCGGTGAAACCATCGTGACAACTGTTGATGGATCACTTGGGATAAAAGGTTTTGTAACAGACGCGATGATGGACGTTATGAAAGATGAACCCGTCATCTACTCTGTCGGACCAGCAATCATGCTAAAAGCGGTAGAAGAAAGAGCAGGCGGCCTTCGAGGATATCTCTCATTAGAAGAACGGATGGGTTGTGGAATCGGAGCATGTTTTGCCTGTGTATGTCCAACAGATACGAGAGAATCAGGATATGTAAAAATTTGTAGTGATGGACCGGTGTTTAAGATGGGGGAGGTTGTACTATGAGTAGGTTGCATGTTTCATTACCAGGATTAAATATGAAAAACCCTATTCTTCCTGCATCAGGCTGTTTTGGATTCGGAAAAGAGTATGCCAAGTGGTATGACTTAAGTGTACTTGGAGGTATTACGATAAAAGCAGCTACTCTTGAAGGACGTTTTGGCAATCCTACCCCTCGAGTGGCTGAAACAGAGAGCGGAATGCTAAATGCTATAGGGCTTCAGAACCCAGGCGTACAGAAAATTCTAGAGAATGAAATTCCAGTGTTGGAACCTTTTAATATCCCGATCTTAGCGAATATTGCGGGTTCAACAGAAGAAGAGTATATCGAAGTGACAAGGCAGATCTCCTCCTCGCCTCAAGTGTCTGCAGTAGAGCTCAATATTTCGTGTCCAAACGTGAAAGAAGGCGGAATTCAATTTGGCACACATTACAAATCTGCAGCAGATCTGACAAGAAAAGTGAAAGCCGTATCTGAAAAACCCGTTTATGTGAAGCTTTCGCCCAATATCTCTAACATTGTTGAGATGGCACAAGCAGTAGAAGAAGCAGGCGCTGATGGTCTTTCGATGATCAATACACTAGTTGGTATGAAGCTCGATTGGAGAACAGGTCATCCAATATTGGCAAATAAGACGGGCGGACTTTCAGGGCCAGCCATCAAACCTGTAGCCATTCGGATGATCTATGAAGTAAGTCAAAAGATATCGCTTCCGATTATCGGTATGGGTGGAGTTAGTACAGCTGAGGATGTTCTTGAAATGATGTCTGCTGGTGCATCAGCTGTTGCAGTCGGTACTGCAAACTTTGTAAATCCTTATGTTTGTCCTGAAATCATCGAGCAACTTCCTAAGCTGTTAGATGAAATTGGTGTAGAAAATATTAGTGAGATGACAGGAAGGAGTACAAAGCAATGGAAAACCCCGTTATCATCGCGTTAGATTTCAAGAATGCAGATCAAGCTAAATCCTTTTTATCAAGCTTTGAAGGACAGTCTCCTTATGTGAAAGTTGGTATGGAGCTTTTTTATGCGGAAGGACCTTCTTTTATCAAATGGCTAAAAGAAAAAAACTTTCGCATCTTCTTAGATTTAAAACTACATGATATTCCGACTACTGTTCATAAAGCCATGAAGGTCCTAGGTGGACTGAACATTGACATGGTGAATGTTCATGCAGCAGGCGGAATTCAAATGATGAGAGCTGCAAAAGAAGGTCTATTGGCAGCAGGTGCCAACCATACAAAATTGATTGCGGTCACCCAGCTTACAAGTACAACAGAAAAGGTATTGAACGAAGAACTCTTGATCAAGAATGTGGATATGAAAGACTGTGTAACTCATTATTCAGATCTTGCTAAAAAAGCAGGATTAGATGGTGTCGTTTGTTCTGTCCAAGAAGCTATGAAGATTAAGGAAGTTTGTGGAAAGGCCTTTTTGACTGTGACGCCTGGCATTCGTCCGAGCGGCGCTGATACACATGACCAAGCTCGAGTTGCGACACCAAAAGAAGCAGCGTTAAAAGGTTCGGATTATATGGTGATCGGCAGAAGTATCACTCAATCAGAAACACCCGTTACAACGTATTCTGAAATATTAAATGAATGGAGAGATAGTCATGAAAACAACAACTTCCCAACATTTGCTTAACATTGAGGCTGTAACTCTTTCACCAGAAAATCCATACACATGGTCTTCTGGAATGAAGTCTCCCATTTATTGCGATAACCGTTTAATAATTGCGTATCCAGAGATTCGTAAACAAGTAGCAGGAGAGCTATCCGCGTTAATAGAGATGCATTACCCAGAAGCTGATCTTATCGCTGGAACCGCAACAGCAGGTATTCCTCATGCTGCTTTTGTAGCTGATCAGATGAATTTACCGATGTGTTACGTACGGTCGAGTGCAAAAGCTCATGGGAAAACGAATCAGATTGAAGGGTTAACGAATAAAAGCAAGAAGGCAGTAGTCGTTGAAGATCTGATCTCAACTGGCAAAAGTTCGATTCAATCGGTACTTGCTCTTCGTGAAGCAGGAATCGAAGTACTCGGTGTTGTAGCCATCTTTAGTTATGGTTTGAAAAAGGCAGATATAGCACTTGGTGAGTTGGATATTCCTTTTCAAACCGTAACAAACTTTAGTACATTAATAGAGGAAGCACAAGAAAGCGGAAAGATAAGTGACCAAGGGCTTTCTTTGTTAAAAGAATGGCAACAAGATCCAGAACATTGGGGAGCTGCCTCTTTTTCCAAATAGTGTTACGTAAGGAGAATACATCTTGAGAAAAATGAACGGTGAAGAATTTGATGAACTTGTTTCCTTTTTTGACAGCATGGCAAGGACGACTTGGCTGAAAAAAGTTCATGATCGTTTAAAAGAAGTAACAGGGTCATGGATTGAAAAAGACGTTCTAGATGTGGGATGCGGAACGGGAAGATTGCTGTTGCGTGGAGCTGAGGAAGCAAATAGGCTTGTCGGCGTGGATCTGTCTTCAGAGATGGTCAAGGCTAGCATTCAGCAGTTCTTTTATCATGAGTTAAGTGGCAAGAGTGAGTTTATTGTTGCGGATGCAGAAAATCTTCCTTTTGGGGATCAGTCGTTTCATCTTGCTCTATCAACTTGTGTGATGTTTTTATTGCCTGGTCCAGCTAAAGGTATCAGCGAGGTTCATCGTGTTCTAAAAGATGATGGTCAAATCGTCATGTTGAACCCAAGCGGAAAAATGAGTCAAGAAAACGCTGTTTCTTACGCAAAGGAGCATGACATTTCAGGGTTCGAACGGACAGCACTTTTAAAATGGTCTAATGTGAGTACGAGAAGACATCGCTATTCAACAGATGAAATGACAGAATTACTCCACAACCTAAAATTTACTGAGGTTCAACATCATGAAGTGTTAGGTGGCTTAGCCATTATCAGTAAAGCAAAAAAAGCGCAGAACAGCTAAAAGTTAAGCTGATCTGCGTTTTTAATTTGGACTTCCGTAAGCATCCAAGCCCTTAGTATCTTTGAAATGGCCCTATACAGGTGCAACAGTAGGGAGAACGTATGATTTAACCGCCCTAAATGACCTTCAAAAATAAGAATCTGTCCAATTGAGTGGGGAATCTGTCCAATTGCTTATATAATTTGTCCGATTGGGGCCACAATCTGTCCAATCTTAAATTTAATCTGTCCAATTCAGCAATTAATCTGTCCAATCTCGGATTCTTTAGCGTAAATCAACCACTGTCTAATTCTACAAAGCCTTACAAGATCGCTTACTTTTTTAACCGGAAAACAAGATCTTCATCCGGTGTCACGAAAAGCGTCTGCTGATTATCATAAATAACAAATCCAGGCTTTGCCCCATTAGGCTTCTTCACATGTTTTACTAACGTAAAGTCAACTGGAACCGAACTCGAATTTTTTGCTTTACTGAAAAACCCTGCCAAAACAGCTGCTTCTTTAATAGCTGTTTCACTCGGACTCGACGAACGGATCAAAACATGAGAACCTGGAATGTCCTTCGTATGAAGCCATGTCTCATTTGCTCTTGATAACTTAAAGGTCAGATAGTCGTTCTGTTTATTGTTCTTACCGACTAAGATTTCTGTTCCGTCAGTAGATGTAAACTTTTCAGGCTGAGGCGTCTTGTTTTGTTTCTTTTTGTTCTTGCTTTGTCTATGTTTTAAATACCCGCCTTCACCGAGCTCTTCTCTAATTTCTTCAACATCTTTCATGGATGCTGAATCCATCTGAACGATCAGACGTTCAAAATAGAGCAGTTCATTCTTTGCTTTTTCGATCTGATCTTTAATAATAGAAACCGATTTTTTTAGTTTCGCATATTTTTTAAAATAGCTTTGCGCATTATCAGCAGGTGATTTAAGTGGATCAAGTGTAATTTTCACAAGTGGTTGATCTTCAGTGAAGTAATCTTCTACCTCAACTTCATGATCGCCCTTTTTAGCCAAATACATATAAGCGGTGAGAAGTTCACCCTTTCGTTGATACTCCTCGGCATTATGAGTTTGTTCAAGTTCTTTTTCTAATTTTCCTATCTTTTTCTTAATCTTGTCATATTCGTTCGAAAGATATTTCTCAAGATCGTTTGCTTGTTGTTTGATTCGATCACGATCCGCTTTTCCATAAAAATACCGATCGAGCATATGACTGACTGTATCAAATGATCGGCTCTCACCCGTCACATGATGCAGGGAAAGAACTGAGAAATACTCTTTCTTATCGTTTACAATCATTTGAGGTTCATATTCTTGAGCTGATAACTGCTTCATCACACTGAAAAAGACGTCCGCCACTTCGTTCTTAACGGAAAGTCCTGCTCTGTGCACGATTTCTTTTGCGATTAGAGGAGAGAATCCGCTGAACCTGGATACGAGTTGCTTATCCAGTTTTCCTTCGTTCCAAGAAATCTTTGAAACAAATTCATCCGTATTTGTCACTGTAAAAGGATCTGTTTTTTCTTGTGCTGGAGGCATGATGTACTCAAACCCTGGCAGAATGGTTCGGTGTCTATTTTGAAAACTAGGAATGTGCTTGATACTGTCAACGATTCTCTGCGATTTTTGGTCGACAAGAATAATGTTGCTGTGTCTTCCCATGATTTCTATATAAAGTACTTTTGTCGTTTCGTCCCCGATTTCATCTCTATTTTTAACCGTGATCGTTATGATTCTCTCAAGATCGAGCTGTTCGATTTTTTCAATAAATGCGCCTTCTAAATGTTTTCTAAGAAGCATACAGAACATAGGAGGAGTATCTGGATTCTCATACGTATGTTCAGTAAGATGCACTCTTGCAAAAGAAGGATTTGCTGATAATAACAGTTTATGATTTTTTCCGTTTGCTCGGATTGTAAATACAAGATCTGTCTTATGTGGCTGATAAACTTTGGAGATGCGTCCTGAAGTAAGTGTGTTTTGTAATTCAGTTGTTATGGCACGTGTCATTATTCCGTCAAAACTCATGTTATGGTCACCTCTTATTTCTGATTCATAGTATA encodes the following:
- a CDS encoding dihydroorotate dehydrogenase electron transfer subunit — its product is MKKHLLNVASNIEIARNIFEMKLTGPGVGTMTTPGQFLHVSVGNHSSKLLRRPLSICDVDLDRKEVTLLYRAQGEGTKQLSHKTMGEVVDVLGPLGNGFELAENDPNRKALLIGGGIGVPPLYYLGKHLKSKGIEVTFILGYQSIEDSFYIEKFNEIGETIVTTVDGSLGIKGFVTDAMMDVMKDEPVIYSVGPAIMLKAVEERAGGLRGYLSLEERMGCGIGACFACVCPTDTRESGYVKICSDGPVFKMGEVVL
- a CDS encoding dihydroorotate dehydrogenase; translation: MSRLHVSLPGLNMKNPILPASGCFGFGKEYAKWYDLSVLGGITIKAATLEGRFGNPTPRVAETESGMLNAIGLQNPGVQKILENEIPVLEPFNIPILANIAGSTEEEYIEVTRQISSSPQVSAVELNISCPNVKEGGIQFGTHYKSAADLTRKVKAVSEKPVYVKLSPNISNIVEMAQAVEEAGADGLSMINTLVGMKLDWRTGHPILANKTGGLSGPAIKPVAIRMIYEVSQKISLPIIGMGGVSTAEDVLEMMSAGASAVAVGTANFVNPYVCPEIIEQLPKLLDEIGVENISEMTGRSTKQWKTPLSSR
- the pyrF gene encoding orotidine-5'-phosphate decarboxylase produces the protein MENPVIIALDFKNADQAKSFLSSFEGQSPYVKVGMELFYAEGPSFIKWLKEKNFRIFLDLKLHDIPTTVHKAMKVLGGLNIDMVNVHAAGGIQMMRAAKEGLLAAGANHTKLIAVTQLTSTTEKVLNEELLIKNVDMKDCVTHYSDLAKKAGLDGVVCSVQEAMKIKEVCGKAFLTVTPGIRPSGADTHDQARVATPKEAALKGSDYMVIGRSITQSETPVTTYSEILNEWRDSHENNNFPTFA
- the pyrE gene encoding orotate phosphoribosyltransferase, with product MKTTTSQHLLNIEAVTLSPENPYTWSSGMKSPIYCDNRLIIAYPEIRKQVAGELSALIEMHYPEADLIAGTATAGIPHAAFVADQMNLPMCYVRSSAKAHGKTNQIEGLTNKSKKAVVVEDLISTGKSSIQSVLALREAGIEVLGVVAIFSYGLKKADIALGELDIPFQTVTNFSTLIEEAQESGKISDQGLSLLKEWQQDPEHWGAASFSK
- a CDS encoding class I SAM-dependent methyltransferase, with amino-acid sequence MNGEEFDELVSFFDSMARTTWLKKVHDRLKEVTGSWIEKDVLDVGCGTGRLLLRGAEEANRLVGVDLSSEMVKASIQQFFYHELSGKSEFIVADAENLPFGDQSFHLALSTCVMFLLPGPAKGISEVHRVLKDDGQIVMLNPSGKMSQENAVSYAKEHDISGFERTALLKWSNVSTRRHRYSTDEMTELLHNLKFTEVQHHEVLGGLAIISKAKKAQNS
- a CDS encoding Rqc2 family fibronectin-binding protein, whose amino-acid sequence is MSFDGIMTRAITTELQNTLTSGRISKVYQPHKTDLVFTIRANGKNHKLLLSANPSFARVHLTEHTYENPDTPPMFCMLLRKHLEGAFIEKIEQLDLERIITITVKNRDEIGDETTKVLYIEIMGRHSNIILVDQKSQRIVDSIKHIPSFQNRHRTILPGFEYIMPPAQEKTDPFTVTNTDEFVSKISWNEGKLDKQLVSRFSGFSPLIAKEIVHRAGLSVKNEVADVFFSVMKQLSAQEYEPQMIVNDKKEYFSVLSLHHVTGESRSFDTVSHMLDRYFYGKADRDRIKQQANDLEKYLSNEYDKIKKKIGKLEKELEQTHNAEEYQRKGELLTAYMYLAKKGDHEVEVEDYFTEDQPLVKITLDPLKSPADNAQSYFKKYAKLKKSVSIIKDQIEKAKNELLYFERLIVQMDSASMKDVEEIREELGEGGYLKHRQSKNKKKQNKTPQPEKFTSTDGTEILVGKNNKQNDYLTFKLSRANETWLHTKDIPGSHVLIRSSSPSETAIKEAAVLAGFFSKAKNSSSVPVDFTLVKHVKKPNGAKPGFVIYDNQQTLFVTPDEDLVFRLKK